The genomic region GAATTAATTTCACATTAGTATCTCTCCAATAGTcttctcttagtttttcttttgttgtttcttctgaagttataattatacattattttaaatgtcctaattataatatttatgtatttccaATATTTGCTCTCTTCATCCATTTacatgtctttccatttattatttttactccattacattaattttttaattcttttttttgttttgttttgagatagagtctcgctttgtcgcccaggctggagtgcagtggcacaatctcagctcactgcaagctctgcctcccaggttcacaccattctcctgccccagcctcccaagtagctgggactataggcgcccgccaccacgcctggctaattttttgtatttttagtagatgtggggtttcaggtttcatcgtgttagccaggagggtctcgatctcctgaccttgtgatctgcccgccttggcctcccaaagtgctgggattataggcatgagccaccgcgcccagccaactttttaaTTCTTAATACTGTTTTCACATTTATTGTTATCCCTAGATGACAGAAAAAAAGTGAGTGAATGGTTTATTTCATATGTCTAAATTACTTCTGCTATTATACATTTACTTCTCAGTTCTTGCTGGAAATACCAGGCACTCTTGTGCAGTCATATCAGCAGAAATACTCCTATTAATTATATTAGCTGTTTCCTATTTTATCCTTTTTAGCTTTCAATggttaaaagataattttcagaaaaGTAGAATTGTGACTttatacagatataaaaatgaacatgtattaaagaatttattggccaggcgcggtggctcaagcctgtaattccagcactttgggaggccgagacgggcggatcatgaggtcaggagatcgagaccatgctggctaacttgctgaaaccccgtctctactaaaaaatacaaaaaaactagccgggcgaggtggcgcgcgcctgtagttccagctattcgggagtctgaggcaggagaatggcgtaaacccgggaggcggagcttgcagtgagctgagatccagccactgcactccagcctgggcgacagaacgagactccgtctcaaaaaaaaaaaaaaaaaaagaatttattttggtCATATAATATGAAGTACCAGGCAGCTGTTAAAGAAGGGTTAAGCCAGCACACATCTCTAtgacatgaagggatgttgagaTGAATTTCAGATGGAGACAAAATTTTCCACAGGTAGAAGTTAGGGGAAAATCCTTACCAGACCGGACAGAATTTCTATGTCTATCAGTTACCTACAACTTATAAAGTTACAAAATAGCTCAAAGATAATGAACAAGGCTCAAATCTGATAACCAAGAAGGGTACATTACAGAGGATCCATTGCTTTCCAttgtagaggagaaaaaaatcatagctTTTCCTCACCCATCTCAAGGGTCTTTGCTGATACccctatttttaaaaggcagattaACAAGAGGACACCGTAGCAAATTTATCAAAGTTTTACGTGAACAGgaaccttcagaaatgaagactcaaagacCCAAGGAgaactttagttttttgttttgttttgttttgttttgttttgttttgagacggagtctcactctgtcgcccaggctggagtgtagtggccggatctcagctcactgcaagctccgcctcccgggttcacgccattctcctgcctcagcctcccgagtagctgggactgcaggcgcccgccacctcgcccggctagttttttgtattttttagtagagacggggtttcaccattttagccaggatggtctcgatctcctgacctcgtgatccacccgtctcagcctcccaaagtgctgggattacaggcttgagccaccgcgcccggccggagaactttagtttttaatttaattttttttttttttagagactggggtcttactatattgcccagactggccttgaattcctgggctcaagcagtcctcctgcctcaccctcccaagtagctgggactacaggtgcatgccactgcacctgactatCTGTATATATctatgcttaggtttgatgaagGATGGACAGTCATGTACaagtatgattggacaaaaagccTGTGGTCTAATGGTAATAAGCTGGGGAGAACTTAACAAGGCCTGTtcgttcagattcttcttggccccTCTGTGTAGCATTTCTTTCCTCCTGGTATAGGACAGGACACCTGTCACATGGGGGTCTAACGACCTACTTTCAGGAGAGGAAGGTCAGAGAATTCCTTTATAACTAGCTCTCacacagaaaggcagagaaaagtcAGAGAGAGACCTTCTAAGTGCCGTATTTTGGGGTGACATTCTGAGCCACAAcaccattttttttcctacacTATGTACATAATTATTTGCCTCTTTTTATTGCCATAGACAGCCCCATTGTTATGtgtcttattgcactggctaCAGCTTTCCCAGACAATGTTGATAGTGTGCATGCTTGTTTCTAATTCAAACATCAACAAAATTACCCATGATacagctcctctctctctctctctctctctctctctcacacacacacacacacacacacacacacatattatatatatgtatatatgtatgtttatatatagagagaaaacaattttttgatTAGTCATGGAGAAATATGATAAGACAAAAGGAGTATGAGACTATGAGCCAAGTTTAATAAAGTGGCGAAACAGCGGGCCTATGTGTTCAGATCCCTCTTGGCAAGCCTTCGTCTTTGGAAATAAGGATATGCCTTTCCTTCTGGTATAAGAGGAGCACCTCTCACAGGAGGATCTTATACCTACTACAGGGGAAGGTCAGAAAATCCTGCCTGCCCATGCCGTTTCTCAAattccttcagcttaaaatattcagtatgcTAAGTTGCTGTATTTTGGTAAGGCACATCCTAAACTCCATCAAAGTCCTGCTAGAAGCAGATACCAAGATGCAAAAACATCCAAGGATTTTACTAGGGGAGCTCCCTATAAGGGGCATTGAGGAGTGAGCAGGGAAGGCGTGGAGACCCCACAGACCTGCGTCGCTGTGTTTGGTGAAGCAGAGCTGGAGGGAAGGTTGGGTGGAAATGTGTGCACTCAGGAAGATTTGGCAAAGCCATAAGGGAGTCCTCAAGCCAAAGGTGGTTGTCACAGGAGTGGTGTCTCCCAGGAACTAGTCTGTCACATTGTCTCCCAGGAACTAATCTGTCCTCAGTCATTGTTGGTGAGCAGCATGTGGTGGTATGACTTGGGCCTTAAGGCTGCCAGGGATTCCCGCTGCCCTTGCTCAGGTGCATTTCCTGAGTTGGAGGTGCAGGGCACACTCTCATGGTGGCCACACCATCTTCATcttatttctgacttttaaagcaatgttggctgggcgcggtggctcacgcctgtaatcccagcactttgggaggccgaggcaggcagatcacgaggtcaggagatcaagaccatcctggctaatgcagtgaaaccccgtctctactaaaaatacaaaaaaagtagctgggcgtggtggcaggcgcctgtagtcccagctactcgggggactgaggcaggagaatggcatgaacccaggaggcggagcttgcagtgagccaagattatgccactgcactccagcctaggtgacagagcaagactctgtctcaaaaaaaaaaaaaaaaagcaatgtttatAAAACACCACTACTAAGTATCAGGTTCAGAAGCttcccttctgtttcttctttgattttcccAAATGCATTgacattaataattaataaaccTAACATTAACCATTCTTGCTCAATTGTACTTCATCACTATTTGTGAGagatatttatagatttaatgtgTCAGGCCtttgatttgatttgctagtatttaaGCCTTTGCTAGGTAGCTTCCAATGTATGATTGGCCAATAATTGTCCTTTCTTATACTGTCCTTTGTCCTCGCCCAGTTTATTACCAAGGCCATAGTGGCCTCATGCAAATGGATTTCATAGCTTGTGAGACTAAATGAATGTTTCTTGTCTCTGACTAGCATAGATTCTAGAATGCTGCTGTCCAAAAGTGTAGCATCTAGCTACGTGAAGCTATTTAGATTGTAATTAAttagaatttaatttaatttaaaattcagtccTTTAGTCAcgctagccacatttcaagtactcggTAACCACATGTGGCTTGGGGCTCCCGCATCAGACAGTGCAGGTCTAGAACTTCCCCCTCCTTACACAAAGCCTTGCTCTGTGGTGGACTGTGGAATGTGATGATATGAGGTCTACACTCGCATTTCACGGGAGTCTACACTCCCGCATTTCACGGAAAAAAGGAGGCATTTGGGCAGTTGAAAGAATCCATAACTAACCTGAACCTGATGCTCTCtgagagatagaaaaaaaaatcctccattCCATATTACCCTCAACTCCATCAGTGGGATTGTGGTAAGCGTCTATTGTGCAAACTTGCTCTTGAAATGCACTTAAAATATATACTGCTTGTCTGGTGTATGTCAGGAACTATGTTTATCACTCAGACTATAGCAGTAATGAAAGCAGATACAGCCCCTTTTTTCATGGAGCTTATAATTTAGCAGAGAGGAGACAGATAATATGCGAGtgtgtgcatttatgtgtgtgcacgtgcgtgtgtgtgtgtgtgtgtaagagagacagaaacagaaaaggggTGATAGAAGAAGCGCTGTAAATCAGGTTAGGAAAGATAAAGCTGTAATTAAGGGATGAGAGTGCTATTCTACttgggtggtcagggaagacctcTCAGGGTGAAATTTTAATAGAAACCTGAATGAAGTAAGGGGGCCAGCCATGAGGATATTTGGGAGAAGACActtctaggcagaggaaacaggaAGCGCAAAGGCCCTGAAGCAGGGCGTTGCTGGTGTTTGAGAAGAGAAATGGAGTCCAGTGTAGGTTGCTGGTGCAGAGTGAATAGTGAGGGGAGTGACAGGAGGTGGACCCTGAGATACTCGGATGCTAGACTCTGAGGCGCAGCTGCAGGGTGGATTGTATTCACAGTGAAAATGAAGCCACTAGAGTTTTGAGCAAACGAGTGTCATGATCTGAGTTTGACCACAGGGTGCATAAGGACAGAAGCAGAGAGACAAGTTAGAAGGCCACTGCAGTAATAGGGGCAAGAGATAATGGCTTGGTAAAACTGGAAGTGATGAGAACTGCTCAGAATCTACATATGCTTTGGGAGAATTGATGTGGAGTTTGGGGACAGTGTCCTCAGTTATGTGTTCATGATCTTAATGGTGAAGGCAGAAGAGGAAAGTGTGGGTCAATTCAAAGCCTCTACAGCCTGGCAAGGAATAGATCTAAACCCCTGAGGTTCTGGATCCCATGTCCCCAGGGCCTGAGGGCTTCAGGGTCTCAGGCTTACAAGACCTGAATGTTGGGGTTTTGGTCCTGAATGGCGGGAGGAGCCAGCATTTGGTTCTGTGACAGATGCAAAAGGCTTGCATCTCCCGCGTTGGCCTGGGAGCGATGCTGAGCCATTAGTCTTCTGAGGATTTCTACCTTCTTCTGCTCCAGGTCCATGGAGGTGAACCACCCAGCACCTCTCAGGCTCTTGGAACTTGCAGCCCACAGCCTGCTGAGCAATGAGGCTTCAGTTCTACTGGTGTTGGAACAGCTCACAGTGAACCTTTTCCCGCCACTACTCACTGCTGCATTTGCCAAGGGGCACAGAAAGGCTCTGAAGGCCTTGGTGCAGGCCTGGCCCTTCCCCTTTCTCCGTCTGGGCTCTCTGATAGTGCAGTGGCCCAACCAAGACAGCCTGCAAGCTGTGGTGGATGGGCTGGAGGCCTTTTCTGCCCACAGGGCTTGTCCCAGGTAAGGGGGATGCTGGGAGCAAGACCTCAGCTCAGAACCAGAGGgagggtgagctgagatccagggGAGGGGAGCGTTAAATCGCCTCGGGGGACAAGTGGGGAAACTATATGTTTCTGAGTTAAGTGGTTGATGGTACAGCTACAAGGCTTTAAGGAGAGGGCTTTTTACCTTCTAGGGGTGGTGGTATGAGCTGTATGAGGAATAGGGGCTAGCAAGGagcctgggtgagggagggaAAGCCCATTGGAGAGGAGAGGCGAGGCGAGCAGGTACTGGGGTCTGGGGAGCAGCCCAGGACTGCTGCCGCTCATCTCACATGGGCTCTCCAGCATCTCCTCACTCCTGTCTCCCCACAGGAAGTCAGAACTGAGGATGCTGGATTTCACCCTGGACTCTGAGCAAGTCCACAGTAAAGGGGCTTCTGAAGCCTTGGCCAAGTTCCCATTTTGGTTACCATCAACAGTCAAGGCAGAGATGCCCCAGGCCATGGCCAGGCCCAAGCCAACAGAGAATATGAAAAAAGGACCAAAGCAGCCATGGGAAGCAGTGGAAATACACATTGATCTTTTCCTGAGAGGCCCCTTCAAGTTAGATAAGTTCCTCTCCAGCCTCCTGACGAAAGTGGAACAGAGCCACGGGGCCCTGCATCTCTGCTGTAGGAAGCTGCACATTGAGGAGATGCCCTTCCACAGTCTGCTGGGGATCCTGAAGACACTCAAGCTGGATTTCATCCAGGAGCTGGAGGTGTTTGACTGGTTTGACTGGTTCTGGGCATTGTCAGATCCAAACCTATCTGCAACACAGCTGGGAAGGATCTTCAACCtgcgcagcctcaaactcatctAC from Macaca thibetana thibetana isolate TM-01 chromosome 10, ASM2454274v1, whole genome shotgun sequence harbors:
- the LOC126929638 gene encoding LOW QUALITY PROTEIN: PRAME family member 20-like (The sequence of the model RefSeq protein was modified relative to this genomic sequence to represent the inferred CDS: inserted 1 base in 1 codon); translated protein: MSMEVNHPAPLRLLELAAHSLLSNEASVLLVLEQLTVNLFPPLLTAAFAKGHRKALKALVQAWPFPFLRLGSLIVQWPNQDSLQAVVDGLEAFSAHRACPRKSELRMLDFTLDSEQVHSKGASEALAKFPFWLPSTVKAEMPQAMARPKPTENMKKGPKQPWEAVEIHIDLFLRGPFKLDKFLSSLLTKVEQSHGALHLCCRKLHIEEMPFHSLLGILKTLKLDFIQELEVFDWFDWFWALSDPNLSATQLGRIFNLRSLKLIYYNWAFSSRGERPSSYFLSQLTRLGHLQKLHLSYSYLSGNLHYVLSCLWVPLHSLEICYCRLLDTDITYLSQSPHTTCLKKLDLSGNNLSYMIPRPLGTLLREVSGTLQHLDLNHCRLKDAHLSALLPALCRCSHLSSLSLSDNPISSACLLSLLEHTTGLMELKQVLYPIPVDCCMYLHGLSWGPVNKDKLCQLQAEIQKQLQAMQRADMQWSPXAALAYAAGAV